Proteins from a genomic interval of Clostridium sp. 'deep sea':
- a CDS encoding DUF6323 family protein — MSFNFSNIPIIIITKQDVNKLLKCNTITQQYGLQLTKQDALILAQNRVDALKINGRLEFKGGITESLIYSFCDSVFINKLNYVDVILELTQIFYYYKNECNDELSDEELMEFMKFSFNGKCHGSLELLKSKALALMLDNLKHGRDLYYVCDNEELEYYE, encoded by the coding sequence ATGTCATTTAATTTTAGCAATATACCTATAATAATTATAACAAAACAAGATGTTAACAAGCTACTCAAATGTAATACTATAACACAACAATATGGTCTGCAATTAACTAAACAAGATGCTTTAATATTAGCTCAAAACAGGGTAGATGCACTCAAAATAAATGGCAGGTTAGAATTTAAAGGTGGGATTACAGAGTCTTTAATTTACAGTTTTTGTGATTCAGTTTTTATTAATAAACTCAATTATGTAGATGTAATTTTAGAGCTAACTCAAATATTTTATTACTATAAAAATGAGTGTAATGATGAACTGAGTGATGAAGAACTTATGGAGTTTATGAAATTTAGCTTTAATGGAAAATGTCATGGTAGCTTAGAGTTATTAAAGTCAAAAGCGTTAGCATTAATGTTAGACAATCTTAAACATGGTAGAGATTTATATTATGTCTGTGATAATGAGGAGCTAGAGTATTATGAGTAA
- a CDS encoding DUF6179 domain-containing protein, which yields MSKSITLQYVNEELLKENNYFLSLIYQAATNNLLSQTELQSLKQQSYIILAKQCNKYTGLQSTSISVDNASEIMQSNMYVIGVYLKSLASTELALQALRNKALEKLHEKGKQQTYNKFAVAKQFYKLAMKNRITTPNYTYNATLSNNGIGLFFKQYDYEFAAHHIPASIDYQLSNHVFEYVGVEFIIKYLQNIIIENEFCSYFEAQVIHNLLKGYREDYQDLLLNIYEQVLTNALACSLLNKNILSLKLLKDEVIFIEQMLSKQNYLKIEFYLKQACEKLIVSLNIKNQDLINYLFKSLKNITVYVKNSLLTKTLNEVFVQMYQENHSVMVFEDNITLSTTKFQDLLKEILRCQLINDKVQLIKDNVKSLKDLQDILLNAYFKLNEVKQVLSILSETELAILIKRNNLNKVNGMRELNEAEQILQQALINYIRELSIETQRTITKLTKTLKDTSYDI from the coding sequence ATGAGTAAAAGTATTACTTTACAGTATGTAAACGAAGAACTGCTTAAAGAAAACAACTATTTTTTGTCACTTATATATCAGGCAGCTACAAATAATTTGTTATCACAAACAGAGTTGCAAAGTCTTAAACAACAAAGTTATATCATTTTAGCAAAACAGTGTAATAAATATACTGGTTTGCAAAGCACCTCAATTAGTGTAGACAACGCCTCAGAAATTATGCAATCAAACATGTATGTTATTGGAGTATATTTAAAATCATTAGCAAGTACTGAATTAGCTTTACAGGCTTTACGTAATAAGGCATTAGAGAAGTTACATGAAAAGGGAAAACAACAAACATATAATAAGTTTGCTGTTGCAAAGCAGTTTTATAAGCTAGCCATGAAAAACCGTATAACAACACCTAACTACACCTATAATGCTACTCTAAGTAATAACGGCATTGGCCTTTTTTTTAAACAATACGATTATGAGTTTGCTGCTCACCACATACCTGCCTCAATTGATTATCAATTAAGTAACCATGTTTTTGAGTATGTAGGAGTAGAGTTTATAATTAAGTACCTGCAAAACATCATAATTGAAAATGAGTTTTGTAGCTACTTTGAAGCCCAAGTAATTCATAATTTACTAAAGGGCTATAGAGAAGACTATCAAGATTTATTACTAAACATTTATGAACAAGTGTTAACAAATGCCTTAGCATGTAGTTTACTAAACAAAAATATTTTAAGTTTAAAACTACTTAAAGATGAGGTTATTTTTATTGAGCAAATGCTAAGTAAGCAGAACTATCTAAAAATTGAATTTTATCTTAAGCAAGCATGTGAAAAGCTTATAGTAAGTCTAAACATTAAAAATCAAGATTTAATAAACTATCTTTTTAAAAGCCTTAAAAACATAACTGTTTATGTAAAAAACTCTTTATTAACTAAAACCCTTAATGAGGTCTTTGTACAAATGTATCAAGAAAACCACAGTGTTATGGTATTTGAAGATAACATAACACTGAGTACAACTAAATTTCAAGATCTGTTAAAGGAAATTTTGCGATGCCAGTTAATAAACGATAAAGTGCAGTTAATAAAAGATAACGTTAAGTCTTTAAAAGACCTGCAAGATATTTTACTTAACGCATATTTTAAACTAAATGAAGTAAAACAGGTATTATCAATTTTATCTGAGACAGAATTAGCTATATTAATAAAAAGAAACAATTTAAACAAAGTAAACGGAATGAGAGAACTTAATGAGGCGGAACAAATTCTGCAACAAGCTTTAATTAATTATATAAGAGAGCTATCTATAGAGACACAACGAACTATTACTAAACTAACAAAAACACTTAAAGATACAAGCTATGATATTTAG
- a CDS encoding ATP-binding protein: protein MYNIFVEDIFYVSTYPIIASLIHYFFTNCLGCRLKSKFRIFMVYSIYCLINSVIYFSDYLSNYYSFVNLLLVVALLHFYKGSYKNKLSATVFIIAIALLSDVLVKSLLVAIWNNLDSTNYIISLFVSKFVMLILTHVAVQLCTSYKANVDNLTKWYWLFLVLWPILSFISILTFHKLYPIGNFPWLYPLLTLLLLFTNFFIFILCDKVLRIKLVENQKFLLEKQINYYKNQYHLALSSQRESQRFRHDFKNILVGLYAKITTGELNSSKEMLNNMLSEFNSSKINCNSGNIVIDSIINYKQSIANNIKMNIDVRVPTSINFNALDISVILGNILDNAIEACKYNDLKNKFINIKIHYLNESLFIYIKNPYSSKIKTNFRGEILSSKLGYNATGLGLKSVKDTINKLNGIFNIDYKNKYFSIEVILFNTE, encoded by the coding sequence TTGTATAATATATTTGTTGAAGATATTTTTTATGTTTCAACTTATCCTATTATTGCTAGTCTTATTCATTACTTTTTTACTAATTGTTTAGGCTGTAGACTTAAAAGTAAGTTTAGGATTTTTATGGTTTATAGTATTTATTGCCTAATAAACTCAGTAATTTATTTTAGTGACTACCTTAGTAACTATTACTCTTTTGTAAACTTATTATTAGTAGTAGCTTTATTACATTTTTACAAAGGTAGTTATAAAAATAAACTTAGTGCCACAGTTTTTATAATAGCTATTGCATTATTGAGTGATGTTTTAGTAAAATCACTTTTAGTAGCTATATGGAATAATTTAGATTCTACTAATTATATAATAAGCTTGTTTGTTTCTAAATTTGTAATGCTAATTTTAACCCATGTAGCTGTACAATTATGTACGTCCTACAAAGCAAATGTAGACAACTTAACAAAGTGGTATTGGTTATTTTTAGTTTTATGGCCTATTTTAAGTTTCATTAGCATTCTTACTTTTCACAAACTCTACCCTATAGGCAATTTTCCTTGGCTATATCCCCTACTTACTTTACTGTTATTGTTTACAAACTTTTTCATTTTCATTTTATGTGATAAAGTCTTAAGGATAAAATTAGTTGAAAACCAAAAATTTTTACTTGAAAAACAAATTAACTACTATAAAAACCAATATCATCTAGCTCTTAGTAGTCAAAGAGAAAGTCAAAGATTTCGTCATGATTTTAAAAATATTCTAGTAGGTTTATATGCTAAAATTACCACCGGAGAGCTAAATAGTAGTAAAGAAATGTTAAATAATATGTTAAGTGAGTTTAACTCTAGTAAAATAAACTGTAATAGTGGTAACATTGTAATTGACTCAATTATTAATTATAAACAATCAATAGCTAATAATATTAAAATGAATATAGATGTGCGTGTACCAACCTCTATAAATTTTAATGCATTAGACATAAGTGTTATATTAGGTAATATCTTAGATAATGCTATTGAAGCATGTAAGTACAATGACCTAAAAAATAAATTCATAAACATTAAAATTCACTATTTAAATGAAAGTTTGTTTATCTATATTAAAAACCCCTATAGTTCTAAAATTAAAACTAATTTTAGAGGAGAAATTTTATCTAGTAAACTGGGTTACAATGCCACAGGCTTAGGACTAAAGAGTGTTAAAGATACGATAAATAAGCTTAATGGAATTTTTAACATTGACTATAAGAATAAGTATTTTAGCATAGAAGTTATTCTGTTTAATACTGAATAA
- a CDS encoding LytTR family DNA-binding domain-containing protein, whose product MIHIAICDDSIADIEIIEKYLKKLELSFKVSFKISVFYSGIKFCDALNNNCYFDIVLMDIEMDNIDGIRAGYCLRSFEDNDFVHLLYISNHETFFRELLELQPTGFINKPLNEQVFNKKLCSVISRVIKRKNSGKSKMLSISLKARELLIPFNEIIYFESKVRTINLVTTTNKISYYGKLKDQLSKLPTTDFIRTHQSYIINFSYVRAIEKNQITLTNNNLIPISNKYSNDVKKKYFEFRRNYFV is encoded by the coding sequence ATGATACATATAGCTATATGTGACGATAGTATCGCGGATATAGAAATAATAGAAAAATACTTAAAAAAACTAGAATTGAGCTTTAAAGTAAGCTTTAAAATCAGTGTTTTTTACTCTGGAATTAAGTTTTGTGATGCACTTAATAATAACTGTTATTTTGATATAGTTTTAATGGATATTGAAATGGATAATATTGACGGAATTAGGGCGGGTTACTGCTTGAGGTCTTTTGAAGATAATGATTTTGTACATTTATTATATATCTCTAACCATGAAACTTTTTTTCGAGAGTTGCTCGAGCTACAACCTACTGGCTTTATAAATAAACCACTAAATGAACAGGTTTTTAATAAAAAGCTTTGTAGTGTTATTAGTAGAGTAATAAAACGAAAAAATAGTGGTAAATCTAAGATGTTATCAATTAGTTTAAAAGCAAGAGAGCTATTAATACCCTTTAATGAGATAATTTATTTTGAAAGTAAAGTACGAACAATTAATTTAGTAACTACTACAAACAAAATTAGTTATTATGGAAAGTTAAAAGACCAGCTAAGTAAACTACCAACTACTGATTTTATAAGAACTCATCAATCATATATTATTAATTTTAGTTATGTGAGGGCAATTGAGAAGAACCAAATAACCCTCACAAATAATAATCTAATACCTATAAGTAATAAATATAGCAATGATGTGAAAAAAAAATATTTTGAGTTTAGGAGGAACTACTTTGTATAA
- a CDS encoding ABC transporter ATP-binding protein, which yields MINYIFKTTNLCKQYNNELVLNNINMAIKPAQIYGLIGENGAGKSTLMKIIANLVNATSGSFEIFGKSNKAELNKVRKKIGYLIEIPALYPEFSAYKNLMFHCKLHNISNTEVINKVLLKVNLSNVGNKKVENYSLGMKQRLALAVALINDPCFLVLDEPINGLDPQGIVEVRQVLKQLAEQGVTILVSSHILGELELLATHYGFIHKGKLLKEISTNEISKNSPKQICLTVNNIDLALQILNLPHVFKSRNSICFYENVVQLESVITTLLNNNLQILSINTRAKSLENYYLNLIQEQ from the coding sequence ATGATTAATTATATTTTTAAGACCACTAATCTTTGCAAACAATACAATAATGAACTTGTCTTAAATAACATTAACATGGCTATAAAGCCAGCCCAGATATATGGATTAATAGGTGAAAATGGGGCAGGAAAATCTACGTTAATGAAAATAATTGCTAACTTAGTTAATGCAACAAGTGGAAGCTTTGAGATATTTGGTAAATCTAACAAAGCAGAGCTAAATAAGGTGCGTAAAAAAATTGGCTATTTAATAGAAATACCTGCATTATATCCAGAGTTTAGTGCCTATAAAAACCTAATGTTTCATTGTAAATTACACAATATAAGTAATACAGAGGTCATAAATAAAGTACTACTAAAAGTCAATTTGAGTAATGTTGGTAATAAAAAAGTTGAGAATTATTCGTTAGGAATGAAACAACGTTTAGCATTAGCTGTGGCTTTAATTAATGATCCTTGTTTTTTAGTGTTAGACGAGCCTATTAATGGCTTAGATCCACAAGGTATTGTTGAAGTAAGACAGGTGCTAAAACAATTAGCTGAGCAAGGAGTGACTATTTTAGTTTCGAGTCATATTTTAGGAGAGCTTGAGCTTTTAGCAACACATTATGGTTTTATACATAAAGGAAAGTTATTAAAAGAAATATCTACAAATGAAATAAGTAAAAATAGCCCAAAGCAAATATGTTTAACTGTAAATAATATAGATTTAGCATTACAAATACTTAACCTACCGCATGTTTTTAAATCTAGAAACAGTATTTGTTTTTATGAAAATGTGGTTCAACTAGAGAGTGTGATAACAACCCTACTAAACAATAACTTACAAATATTGAGTATTAACACAAGAGCAAAAAGTTTGGAAAACTATTACTTAAATCTAATACAGGAGCAATAA
- a CDS encoding DUF1385 domain-containing protein, whose product MSKINYGGQALIEGLMIKGPQNYSIAIRKQSGEIEVTKKRVKKNKFAKIPILRGMVEFFNINVLGVKAIMYSAEQADESFTQAKNKSRLTTFLYLTVTVSLLFSIALFMLLPNLIVSLFKIPHNVLLNNILEGIIKLSIFIGYLVLTSFLKDIKRVWMYHGAEHKVIHCYENKDALTINNVKKYSTKHVRCGTSFLFLIIIISILLFSVTGWHNIFINILIRLLLVPLVAGVSYEVFKLVYKYNNKLTRFVNKLGICFQYFTTKEPDDEQIEVAIAAFNSIL is encoded by the coding sequence ATGAGCAAAATAAACTATGGTGGACAAGCATTAATAGAAGGTTTAATGATTAAAGGTCCTCAAAACTACTCAATAGCAATTCGTAAACAAAGCGGAGAAATAGAAGTTACCAAGAAACGAGTTAAAAAAAATAAATTCGCAAAAATACCAATATTACGTGGTATGGTGGAGTTTTTTAATATTAATGTGTTAGGGGTAAAGGCCATAATGTATTCAGCTGAACAGGCAGATGAAAGCTTTACTCAAGCAAAGAATAAGAGTAGATTAACTACATTTTTATATCTTACTGTTACAGTGTCTTTGTTATTTAGTATAGCTTTGTTTATGTTATTGCCTAATCTTATAGTGAGCCTATTTAAAATACCCCATAATGTATTACTAAATAATATCTTAGAGGGAATAATTAAACTAAGTATATTTATCGGCTACTTAGTGTTAACATCATTTTTAAAAGACATTAAAAGAGTATGGATGTACCATGGTGCTGAACATAAGGTAATACATTGTTATGAAAACAAAGATGCTTTAACCATAAACAATGTAAAAAAATATAGTACAAAACATGTTCGTTGTGGCACATCTTTTTTGTTTTTAATAATAATCATTAGCATACTATTATTCTCTGTAACAGGTTGGCATAATATATTTATCAATATTTTAATTAGGCTATTGCTTGTTCCTCTTGTAGCTGGAGTTTCATATGAGGTGTTTAAACTAGTTTATAAGTACAATAATAAGCTAACAAGGTTTGTAAATAAATTGGGGATTTGTTTTCAGTATTTTACAACAAAGGAGCCAGATGATGAACAAATTGAGGTTGCCATAGCTGCTTTTAATTCTATACTTTAG
- a CDS encoding TetR/AcrR family transcriptional regulator → MKPLNRTEKRKQETKDDIINAAIELLKNTNSTDLKLERVAEKADVTRKTIYNHFSSKEKLLSDIINPMLEYCIECVREINAEKITINDIANLCLKIYRKYGSKLNLMYNINFNNLKISYDLHKKYTILFIDLFKRIEDLNYHKVNHKNAAFIVFKMFVPLLNSLSNLDDYESLFNNALCGLLKGLE, encoded by the coding sequence ATGAAACCATTAAATAGAACTGAGAAAAGAAAGCAAGAAACAAAAGATGATATCATAAATGCAGCTATAGAATTACTTAAGAACACAAATTCTACGGATCTAAAATTAGAGAGGGTCGCAGAAAAAGCTGATGTAACCAGAAAAACGATCTATAATCACTTTTCAAGTAAAGAGAAGCTACTCAGTGATATAATTAATCCTATGTTAGAGTATTGTATTGAATGTGTTAGAGAAATTAATGCAGAGAAAATTACAATTAACGATATCGCAAATTTATGCCTTAAAATATACCGAAAATATGGTTCAAAACTTAACTTAATGTATAACATTAATTTTAATAACTTAAAAATTTCTTATGATCTTCATAAAAAATATACAATCTTATTTATTGACCTTTTTAAAAGAATTGAAGACTTAAATTATCATAAAGTGAATCATAAAAATGCAGCTTTTATTGTATTTAAAATGTTTGTACCATTATTAAATAGCCTTAGTAACTTAGATGATTACGAAAGTTTATTCAATAATGCATTATGTGGTCTTTTAAAAGGTCTCGAATAA
- a CDS encoding TetR/AcrR family transcriptional regulator yields MKKPTKKELQAIETKKKIFNATFQLLKEHAYEEIKIMQIVNKAGVSAGTFYVYYDSKEDVVLNAADIFLQPYQNLINNINEKLEADEQLLYLIQQKNELIKEIGGKSYLKTALGKQIIMRKKPKARATELIFNKAMQIVIKAQANNYFTNKRSASEIIADIALIDTGICIHYGLSNNDSFEKYYILKDYLNSLII; encoded by the coding sequence TTGAAAAAACCAACTAAAAAAGAACTTCAGGCTATAGAAACTAAGAAAAAAATATTCAATGCCACATTTCAACTTTTAAAAGAACATGCATATGAAGAAATAAAAATAATGCAAATTGTAAACAAAGCTGGTGTAAGTGCAGGAACTTTTTATGTATACTATGACTCCAAAGAAGATGTAGTACTCAATGCAGCAGATATCTTTCTTCAGCCATATCAAAACTTAATTAATAATATAAATGAGAAACTTGAAGCAGATGAGCAACTACTTTATCTTATTCAACAGAAAAATGAACTAATTAAAGAGATAGGAGGAAAATCATATTTAAAAACTGCCTTAGGTAAACAAATTATCATGCGTAAAAAGCCTAAAGCCAGAGCAACTGAGTTAATATTCAATAAAGCAATGCAAATTGTGATTAAAGCACAGGCAAATAATTATTTTACAAATAAGAGATCTGCTAGTGAAATCATTGCTGATATTGCATTAATAGATACTGGAATATGTATACACTATGGTTTATCTAATAATGATAGCTTTGAGAAATACTATATTTTAAAAGACTATCTTAATTCTTTAATAATATGA
- a CDS encoding S-layer homology domain-containing protein, producing MKRIIAFIVLLVLLVPNVAMAKQDEYATLVWEGIVSNWGDVQKYRITLTGVVGTQVSDGKVNTYIKEEEHDNKKCIIPIVDGGSIKVEFLGLVPDKTFKDTEMSTGFTEVSKYEKRYSSSTTKSIHKNGWIEYGEFYVNKDFDHFVSKDEPVDFSELKLSHHKGKSYVATVFLPLSHYPQDMTYIQIVSKTEARRLMNDIKKGAETKLLGKKFEDKVSTDDNYEPKFPSISKASLEEKYGLKISIEKGFLKEQHALSMIERMYGTFPEGLIKEITSYYKSKGINTYVKFVYKQTRLGGAFSDKGNRVTLYYYPDITSKFGDWVIAHEMGHYVHKYLHAKYGFDKLKSEWTSINDGLEYNEDEWSDKHDDYFIRRYSLTNYFEDFATLFEALSENNNWGFRKHYLEKPDMPLLKKIELLNKVLVKTTKSVTPATLTNIWGAITPQAPHSYAVNTCNEAKEAGIIPDDNRFLALYHKDITREDFALLVANLIEKQTGKSLKEYCEEKGVSVAWYMCGSLSGVPAADGSVQERTRSNYPYYDCSDKRIFNLKSLKIMGGVGNKLFDPDALITREQAAAILLNVANTLELETSSQNMNFTDENEMFTWAKSGVNFVASNKIMNGVGDNKFAPKQHLSYEHSYIIMYNFFSKFK from the coding sequence ATGAAGAGAATAATTGCGTTTATAGTATTATTAGTTTTACTTGTTCCCAATGTAGCGATGGCAAAACAAGATGAATATGCCACACTTGTGTGGGAAGGAATTGTTAGTAATTGGGGAGATGTTCAAAAATACAGAATAACACTTACAGGGGTTGTTGGTACTCAGGTATCTGATGGGAAGGTAAATACATATATTAAAGAAGAAGAGCATGATAATAAAAAGTGTATCATCCCTATAGTAGATGGTGGATCAATTAAGGTTGAGTTTTTAGGTTTAGTTCCCGACAAGACTTTTAAAGATACTGAAATGTCAACTGGTTTTACAGAAGTCTCTAAATACGAAAAGAGATATAGTAGCTCTACTACAAAAAGCATACATAAAAATGGCTGGATTGAATATGGAGAGTTTTATGTAAATAAAGACTTTGACCATTTTGTTAGTAAAGATGAACCTGTGGATTTTTCAGAATTAAAATTGAGCCATCATAAGGGTAAAAGTTATGTAGCAACAGTTTTTTTACCTTTATCACACTATCCTCAGGATATGACCTATATTCAAATTGTATCAAAAACCGAAGCCAGAAGACTTATGAATGATATAAAAAAAGGTGCTGAAACAAAGCTCTTAGGCAAAAAATTTGAAGATAAAGTTAGTACAGACGATAATTATGAACCCAAATTTCCTAGTATTAGTAAAGCCAGTTTAGAGGAAAAATATGGGCTTAAAATTAGTATTGAAAAGGGCTTTTTAAAAGAGCAACATGCTTTAAGCATGATAGAGAGAATGTATGGAACTTTTCCAGAGGGTTTAATAAAAGAAATAACCTCATACTATAAATCTAAAGGCATAAACACCTATGTGAAATTTGTTTACAAACAAACAAGACTAGGTGGAGCTTTTTCAGATAAAGGCAATAGAGTAACCTTATATTATTACCCCGACATCACAAGTAAGTTTGGTGACTGGGTAATAGCCCATGAAATGGGACACTATGTACATAAGTATCTACATGCTAAATATGGTTTTGATAAACTTAAAAGTGAATGGACAAGCATAAATGATGGCTTAGAATACAATGAAGATGAGTGGTCGGATAAACATGATGATTACTTTATAAGAAGATATAGTTTAACAAACTACTTTGAGGATTTTGCAACACTTTTTGAGGCGTTATCAGAAAACAATAATTGGGGTTTTCGTAAACATTATTTGGAAAAACCAGACATGCCACTACTTAAAAAGATAGAGTTATTGAATAAGGTGTTAGTAAAAACTACTAAGAGTGTAACACCAGCTACTTTAACCAATATATGGGGAGCAATAACTCCACAAGCTCCACATAGTTATGCTGTTAATACCTGTAATGAAGCAAAAGAGGCTGGCATTATACCAGATGATAATAGATTTTTAGCATTATATCACAAAGATATAACTCGGGAAGATTTTGCTTTATTGGTAGCAAACTTAATAGAAAAACAAACAGGTAAAAGCCTTAAAGAGTACTGTGAAGAAAAAGGTGTTTCGGTAGCATGGTATATGTGTGGAAGCTTGTCGGGTGTTCCCGCTGCCGATGGTAGTGTACAAGAACGTACAAGGTCTAACTATCCCTACTATGATTGCTCCGATAAACGTATATTTAATCTTAAAAGCTTAAAAATAATGGGTGGGGTAGGCAATAAACTATTTGATCCAGATGCTTTAATAACTAGAGAACAAGCAGCTGCTATTCTCTTAAATGTGGCAAATACTTTAGAACTAGAGACAAGCTCTCAGAATATGAACTTTACAGATGAAAATGAAATGTTTACATGGGCAAAATCTGGTGTTAACTTTGTTGCCTCAAATAAAATAATGAATGGAGTAGGTGACAATAAGTTTGCTCCGAAACAACATTTAAGTTATGAACATTCATATATAATAATGTATAATTTCTTTAGCAAGTTTAAGTAA